The genomic interval CATGGCAGTAACTTCACTTATGTATCCCCTCACTCAACACACTTGGAGAGAGAATATGCATTCTCAAAAGGAAGGTCCCAAATTATAATAGCCAATCATGATCCCTGTAATATAGAACTGTCTAAGGAGGAATTGAGAATTTAGTTTTAcgttctatattattattatttattattattattatatactgtacactgggatttttttttaagggctcTCCACCAAAGCCAGGCGATTTGATTGAATTTATACGTCCTTTATACCAACACTGGGGAGTGTTTGTCGGAGATGGCAAAGTTGTTCATTTAACAGGTAAGATGCTCAATAAACCCAAGATCCATTCAGCAAAGCTAAGTCTTGAAAATGGTCTAAACTATAAAATCCATAGTATATCTCTAAAAAGCAATCGTAAGCTCAAGTTCCACAGATGTAAGAACTTTCTGCTTCTTACTCAGATCAAGATGGTTGGTCTAGCTTATCCTCAGCCTTTGGAAATACAGCTATGGTGAGAGAAGACCCTATAGAACGTGTCGCTGATGGCTGTATCTATAGAGTAAATAATAAGTATGATGCAAGAAGACCACCATACCCACCCCGAAAAATTGTGAACGCGGCACGAAGAGAGGTGGGAAAGAAGAAGAACTACAGCGTCACCAGCGCCAACTGTGAACATTTTGTGACCGAACTGAGATATGGCGACAGCTTCTGTGATCAGGTGATCTATGGGTGACATTAGTATAAATTCCATAGAATATGGGGTGGGGGGGATTTATTACCCCATCTATACCAGTTTTTGGCTATGGTTTGGTGATAATGTAGTGCATCTTTTGCACTAGGCCAAAAAATATTACACATCCACCATTCTGCGCCTGTGAATGTGGGCAGAGCAGGGTGGGGACGCCTTAACCCAACAAATTATAAATCAGTTTCTATACCTGACTGGTGtatatttccattctggtgcatgaTTATATACCTGATTTTTTGAGAGGCCTGGACCACTTGATAAATGAGACATGCCCTTTATTAAGAATGGTGTATGAAAAATCAGTATTAATACATCTTCCCCATTGTGtttagtgcaatgtagtagtactGTACTTATATCCGGAGCATACTTTACAGACCCCGTCTCCAGCTGCAGGTACAGGTTCTCCAGCCAGTTTGATAATGTTACGTCATTGAAGGCACTGTTAAAAAAATAGAGTAAAGCTATAATGGAGTTCTTCTGCCAGTCTGACATCAGAGCGACACTGTTAGGAATC from Leptodactylus fuscus isolate aLepFus1 chromosome 7, aLepFus1.hap2, whole genome shotgun sequence carries:
- the LOC142212567 gene encoding phospholipase A and acyltransferase 4-like, producing the protein MPLEGSPPKPGDLIEFIRPLYQHWGVFVGDGKVVHLTDQDGWSSLSSAFGNTAMVREDPIERVADGCIYRVNNKYDARRPPYPPRKIVNAARREVGKKKNYSVTSANCEHFVTELRYGDSFCDQVDNAKTYTVGGLAVAGLAAVALTTWQRSRQKQ